TTTGCTGCTAAGCTGATCTTTGCCGTTTGCTCCATTAAGCTCCTCAGGTTTGGTATCTGCAAGCGTCTTGATAATTATCGGCTTGATTTTGATCTCTTTTATTTTTTCGAATGCTTCCTTTGATTTCGCAGAATTCAGTTGGAAGGCGAAATCTATTTGAACGATATAATCGGGATCAGCAAGATTTGTTTTGATCTCAGCGATCTCTGCCGTTAATTCGACGATTTCATCTGCAGTTAAATACTTGGTTCCCACACTTTGAACCGCAGCATTTACATCATTCGTATCTTTCGGAAAGATCTTGTCCATTAATAAAAATGCGGCTATCACGATAAGTGTAATCGCAAGTAAAATCGTAAGTAGCCACGGCAGCATCTTCTTCATGTTAGCTCCTCCATTGACTGGACTTTAATGGTGGCAGCATATGTGCCTATGTCCCTGTTATAATTCCGGATCTTCGTAATAACTTCATCAGCTTTTTCAAGCACGATCAGTCTTTTTCCGGTTACGAGCGTAATATATGTATCCGGGCTTTCTTCTACCATTTCTACCAGTAGGGCATTGATCCACATCGGTGTTCCATTTAATCTCGTTACCGATATCATAACAGGCCTCCTAACAAAAATAGGGGGAGGAGTATCTCCCCCACGACTCCGCATTAACCTTTAAAAAAGATATTATTTTATTGATAAAATTAACGCTTCAGGTTAACTACTTCCTGCAGCACTTCATCAGAAGTCGTAATGATACGAGAGTTCGCCTGGAATCCACGTTGGGATACGATCATTTCTGTAAATTCATTTGTAAGATCCACATTGGACATTTCGAGTTGACCAGAAATGATAGCGCCTGTTCCAGTTTCAGTATCATTCGCTACTATAGGAACAAGTTCGCCTGCTGCATTCGCATTAAGAGACATACGATACAGATTGCCTCCGATTTTCTCTAGACCAGCTGGGTTAGTGACCTTGGCTACACCAATTTTCACACCGCCTTCAGTCGTTCCATCTGACATAGTTTGTACAATTGTTCCATCATTAGAAATAGAGAATGCCGTTACATCATCTGCCAATTGAATGGCAGTACCGTCGGCATCAAGCACATGCAGTCCGTCAGAA
The window above is part of the Paenibacillus sp. FSL K6-0276 genome. Proteins encoded here:
- the flgG gene encoding flagellar basal body rod protein FlgG, whose amino-acid sequence is MLRSMYSGVSGMRGFQTKLDVIGNNIANVNTIGFKSGRVMFKDIMSQTVSGVTAPSDDGAGGVNAKQVGLGVSIASIDTLHLSGSAQTTNNPTDLRIDGDGFFLVKLSEDQETPFLTRAGDFHVDAARNLVTSDGLHVLDADGTAIQLADDVTAFSISNDGTIVQTMSDGTTEGGVKIGVAKVTNPAGLEKIGGNLYRMSLNANAAGELVPIVANDTETGTGAIISGQLEMSNVDLTNEFTEMIVSQRGFQANSRIITTSDEVLQEVVNLKR
- a CDS encoding flagellar basal body-associated FliL family protein — encoded protein: MKKMLPWLLTILLAITLIVIAAFLLMDKIFPKDTNDVNAAVQSVGTKYLTADEIVELTAEIAEIKTNLADPDYIVQIDFAFQLNSAKSKEAFEKIKEIKIKPIIIKTLADTKPEELNGANGKDQLSSKLVNLINKTLTEGKITQIEVTKFLLASM
- a CDS encoding flagellar FlbD family protein, which codes for MISVTRLNGTPMWINALLVEMVEESPDTYITLVTGKRLIVLEKADEVITKIRNYNRDIGTYAATIKVQSMEELT